The following are encoded in a window of Diorhabda sublineata isolate icDioSubl1.1 chromosome 3, icDioSubl1.1, whole genome shotgun sequence genomic DNA:
- the LOC130441304 gene encoding alkyldihydroxyacetonephosphate synthase, translating to MSNKKAPLQGPITVKSAIPKNRQELLKWNGWGYKDSQFVVNEGPEVYFSGKRYLIGEVRLPHVAGWVRDTLNIDLGTQKPRKIQGLPTENQYQKPNVTKDVMEKIASLGISYSTKVIDRLLRSHGQTMHEIYKIQNSTYERIPDVVLWPTCHDDVVKIVSFAHENNIVVIAFGGGTSVSGAPECPKNETRTIISLDTSQMNRILWIDDKNLVACFECGIVGQDMERELKKFGYTTGHEPDSYEFSTLGGWVATRASGMKKNMYGNIEDLVVQLKMVTAKGVLQKNCQVPRLSCGPDFNHIVMGSEGSLGIITEVILKIRLLPKCKKYGSIVFPSFEKGFEFMREVAKRKWQPASIRLMDNEQFKFALMLKPESTYFGLVIDGIKKFYITNIKGFDPDHMCVMTLLFEGEENEVKTNEKNLYKLSKSYGGYPAGEQNGERGYMLTFVIAYIRDLGLQYDVVAESFETSVPWDRALLLVKNVKKVVAEECRQLKITHYLINCRITQTYDAGCVIYFYLGFNHSGLGDPVTLHNRLETKARDEIVACGGSISHHHGVGKLRQKWYPATVSDVGVDLYFAAKRELDPKNIFATNNLTKSKL from the exons ATGTCGAATAAAAAAGCACCATTACAAGGCCCTATAACAGTCAAAAGTGCTATACCCAAAAATCG GCAAGAACTACTTAAATGGAATGGTTGGGGTTATAAAGATTCACAATTTGTGGTGAATGAAGGACCTGAAGTATATTTTTCAGGAAAAAG GTACTTAATTGGTGAAGTACGATTACCCCATGTAGCTGGGTGGGTACGTGATACACTCAACATAGATCTAGGTACacaaaaaccaagaaaaatacAGGGTTTACCCACTGAAAATCAGTACCAAAAACCAAACGTTACCAAAGatgttatggaaaaaattgctAGTCTTGGAATTTCATATTCCACAAAG GTTATCGACAGGTTACTTAGATCACATGGTCAAACTATGcatgaaatttacaaaatacaaaattcgaCATATGAACGAATACCAGATGTGGTTCTTTGGCCGACTTGTCATGATGATGTTGTAAAAATAGTTTCTTTTGCACacgaaaataatattgttgttaTTGCATTTGGTGGTGGCACATCTGTGTCTGGAGCTCCTGAATGCCCTAAAAATGAAACTAGAACAATTATATCTCTTGACACATCACAAATGAATAGAATATTATG gatAGATGATAAGAATTTAGTCGCTTGTTTTGAATGTGGAATTGTAGGACAGGATATGGAGagggaattgaaaaaattcggATATACTACTGGACATGAACCTGATAGTTACGAATTTTCTACACTTGGAGGTTGGGTGGCAACCAGAGCTTCAG gtatgaaaaaaaatatgtatggtAATATAGAAGATCTTGTAGTACAGCTAAAAATGGTAACGGCCAAAGGagttcttcaaaaaaattgtcaagttCCGCGTCTCAGTTGTGGTCCTGATTTTAACCACATAGTCATGGGATCTGAAGGTTCCTTGGGTATCATTACCgaggttattttaaaaattagattATTACCAAAATGTAAGAAATATGGAAGTATAGTTTTCCCATCATTCGAAAAAGGTTTTGAATTCATGAGAGAG GTTGCAAAACGAAAATGGCAACCGGCATCTATTCGTTTAATGGACAATGAACAATTCAAATTTGCTTTAATGCTAAAGCCGGAATCTACGTATTTTGGGCTAGTCATTGatggtattaaaaaattttacatcaCTAATATCAAAGGATTCGATCCTGATCATATGTGTGTCATGACTCTTCTATTCGAAGGAGAAGAAAATGAAGTGAAAaccaatgaaaaaaatctttacAAATTATCCAAAAGTTATGGAGGTTACCCCGCGGGAGAGCAGAATGGTGAAAGAGGATATATGCTGACATTCGTTATTGCTTATATCAGA gATCTTGGACTTCAATACGACGTTGTAGCTGAATCGTTCGAAACATCAGTTCCTTGGGATCGAGCTCTTTTGTTggtgaaaaatgtgaaaaaagtggTAGCAGAAGAATGCCGTCAATTGAAAATAACACATTATTTGATAAACTGCCGCATCACTCAAACCTATGATGCTGGATGCGTTATTTATTTCTATCTAGGTTTCAACCACTCTGGATTGGGAGATCCAGTAACTCTACATAACAG gtTGGAGACAAAAGCTAGGGATGAGATTGTTGCATGTGGAGGTAGTATATCTCATCACCACGGTGTCGGGAAACTGCGACAAAAATGGTATCCAGCTACTGTATCCGACGTAGGAGTAGATCTTTATTTTGCAGCAAAAAGGGAATTGGatcctaaaaatattttcgccACAAATAACCTAACAAAGTCTAAATTATAA
- the LOC130441001 gene encoding LIM domain only protein 3-like isoform X2, with translation MDMHSTETHSDLTKYQISTAKTVSSALSTATVSSSSNTLSKTASILRKCAGCHKNIHDRFLLNALDLFWHEDCLKCGCCDCRLGEVGSTLYTKANLILCQRDYLRLFGTTGYCAACSKIIPAFEMVMKAKNNVYHLECFACQQCSNRFCVGDRFYLCENKILCEYDYEERLVFANMAYNPTSLAHIKRQVNNLQRDEFGYNSSNPRQTATVH, from the exons ATGGATATGCATAGTACAGAAACACATTCCG atttaactaaatatcaaatatcaactGCTAAAACTGTGTCGAGTGCTCTTAGTACTGCAACAGTGTCGAGTTCTTCAAATACGTTATCTAAAACAGCTTCCATTTTGCGTAAATGTGCAGGAtgtcataaaaatattcacGATAGGTTTCTTCTCAACGCATTGGATCTATTTTGGCACGAAGATTGCCTCAAGTGCGGTTGCTGTGATTGTCGTTTGGGAGAAGTAGGATCTACGCTGTATACCAAAGCAAATCTTATCCTATGTCAAAGGGATTATCTTAG gttatttgGTACGACTGGATATTGCGCAGCTTGTAGTAAAATTATACCTGCATTTGAAATGGTAATGAAAgccaaaaataatgtttaccaTTTAGAATGTTTTGCATGTCAGCAATGTAGTAATAG GTTTTGCGTAGGTGATAGATTctatttatgtgaaaataaaattctttgtgAGTACGACTACGAAGAACGGTTGGTGTTTGCAAATATGGCTTACAATCCTACCAGTTTAGCTCATATTAAGCGACAAGTGAATAATTTACAG cGTGACGAATTCGGGTACAATTCTTCGAATCCAAGACAAACAGCAACAGTTCATTAA
- the LOC130441001 gene encoding LIM domain only protein 3-like isoform X1, protein MKTAQILIETNAVDDLTKYQISTAKTVSSALSTATVSSSSNTLSKTASILRKCAGCHKNIHDRFLLNALDLFWHEDCLKCGCCDCRLGEVGSTLYTKANLILCQRDYLRLFGTTGYCAACSKIIPAFEMVMKAKNNVYHLECFACQQCSNRFCVGDRFYLCENKILCEYDYEERLVFANMAYNPTSLAHIKRQVNNLQRDEFGYNSSNPRQTATVH, encoded by the exons ATGAAGACGGCTCAAATTTTGATCGAGACAAACGCTGTAGATG atttaactaaatatcaaatatcaactGCTAAAACTGTGTCGAGTGCTCTTAGTACTGCAACAGTGTCGAGTTCTTCAAATACGTTATCTAAAACAGCTTCCATTTTGCGTAAATGTGCAGGAtgtcataaaaatattcacGATAGGTTTCTTCTCAACGCATTGGATCTATTTTGGCACGAAGATTGCCTCAAGTGCGGTTGCTGTGATTGTCGTTTGGGAGAAGTAGGATCTACGCTGTATACCAAAGCAAATCTTATCCTATGTCAAAGGGATTATCTTAG gttatttgGTACGACTGGATATTGCGCAGCTTGTAGTAAAATTATACCTGCATTTGAAATGGTAATGAAAgccaaaaataatgtttaccaTTTAGAATGTTTTGCATGTCAGCAATGTAGTAATAG GTTTTGCGTAGGTGATAGATTctatttatgtgaaaataaaattctttgtgAGTACGACTACGAAGAACGGTTGGTGTTTGCAAATATGGCTTACAATCCTACCAGTTTAGCTCATATTAAGCGACAAGTGAATAATTTACAG cGTGACGAATTCGGGTACAATTCTTCGAATCCAAGACAAACAGCAACAGTTCATTAA
- the LOC130441259 gene encoding thioredoxin, mitochondrial: protein MNKFTISLLTRRLFSSSTNLKRIIKISNNDEFLSKVMNSSIPVIVNFHAEWCEPCHILTPKMKELIEHKTNIDLAIVDVEHNIELVETFEVKAVPAVIAVRDGLVVDKFIGLVDANMIETLIEKLDQKS from the coding sequence atgaataaatttacaatttccCTTTTAACCAGGAGATTGTTTTCTTCCAGCACTAAtttgaaaagaataataaaGATATCCAATAACGATGAGTTCCTATCAAAAGTAATGAATTCTAGTATTCCAGTTATAGTCAATTTCCATGCAGAATGGTGTGAACCGTGTCATATATTAACACCAAAAATGAAAGAATTAATTGAACATAAAACCAATATAGATTTGGCTATAGTAGATGTAGAACATAACATTGAATTAGTTGAAACTTTTGAAGTGAAAGCCGTGCCAGCTGTAATTGCTGTCAGAGATGGTTTGGTAGTTGACAAATTTATTGGTTTAGTGGATGCAAATATGATTGAAACATTGATTGAAAAACTGGAtcaaaaatcataa